From a single Serratia surfactantfaciens genomic region:
- a CDS encoding LLM class flavin-dependent oxidoreductase, with amino-acid sequence MKKIGFLSFGHWSPSAQSGTRSAADALLQSIDLAVAAEDLGADGAYFRVHHFARQLGSPFPLLAAIGAKTQRIEIGTGVIDMRYENPLYMVEDAGAADLIAGGRLQLGISRGSPEQVIDGWRYFGYAPAEGETDADMARRHTEVFLEALRGEGFAEPNPQPMFPNPPGLLRPEPFSAGLRDRIWWGAGSNATAVWAAKLGMNLQSSTLKNDETGEPFHIQQAKQIRAYRAAWQEAGHAREPRVSVSRSIFALVDQRDRNYFGGGGKEGDQLGYIDAQTRAIFGRSYAAEPDALIEQLAQDEAIAEADTLLLTVPNQLGVDYNAHVIESILTHVAPALGWR; translated from the coding sequence ATGAAAAAGATTGGTTTTCTCTCGTTTGGCCACTGGTCGCCTTCCGCTCAGTCCGGCACCCGTTCAGCGGCGGATGCGCTGCTGCAGTCTATCGATCTGGCGGTCGCCGCCGAAGATCTGGGGGCGGACGGCGCCTATTTTCGTGTGCACCACTTCGCGCGCCAGCTGGGATCGCCATTCCCGTTGCTGGCCGCCATCGGCGCCAAAACCCAACGCATCGAGATCGGCACCGGCGTGATCGACATGCGCTATGAAAACCCGCTGTATATGGTGGAGGACGCCGGCGCGGCGGATCTGATCGCCGGCGGGCGTTTGCAGCTCGGCATCAGCCGCGGCTCGCCGGAGCAGGTGATCGACGGCTGGCGCTATTTCGGCTATGCCCCGGCCGAGGGGGAAACCGACGCGGACATGGCCCGCCGCCATACCGAAGTCTTTCTGGAAGCGCTGCGCGGCGAAGGGTTCGCTGAACCCAATCCGCAGCCGATGTTCCCCAATCCGCCCGGGCTGCTGCGGCCGGAGCCGTTTTCCGCCGGGCTGCGCGATCGCATCTGGTGGGGTGCCGGTTCGAACGCGACCGCCGTCTGGGCGGCGAAGCTGGGTATGAACCTGCAAAGCTCGACGCTCAAGAACGACGAGACCGGCGAACCCTTCCATATCCAGCAGGCCAAGCAGATCCGCGCCTATCGCGCCGCCTGGCAAGAGGCCGGCCATGCGCGCGAGCCGCGGGTTTCCGTGAGCCGCAGTATCTTTGCGCTGGTGGATCAGCGGGATCGCAATTACTTCGGCGGCGGTGGCAAAGAGGGCGATCAGCTGGGGTATATCGACGCGCAGACCCGGGCGATCTTCGGCCGCAGCTATGCTGCCGAGCCGGACGCGCTGATCGAGCAGCTGGCGCAGGACGAGGCCATCGCCGAAGCGGATACGCTGCTGCTGACCGTGCCTAACCAGCTGGGCGTGGATTACAACGCCCACGTTATCGAATCGATTTTAACCCATGTCGCGCCGGCGCTCGGCTGGCGCTAA
- a CDS encoding ABC transporter permease encodes MNIAKERGLTRLRRGLTVFAGLLLLWWLAGQSGIPAFLLPTPGAVAQALWDGRGYLAWHTLVTASEIVSGLVLGVLLGAALALCMIFSPRLQRWLMPLVLTSQAIPVFALAPLLVLWFGFGMSAKVAMAVLVIFFPVVSAFFDGLRRVNNDYLDLARTMRASRWAQLRHVRLMAALPAFGSGLRMAAAVAPIGAIIGEWVGSAEGLGYVMLNANARMQTDVCFAALFILVLMTVLLWAAVDALLRRLIVWAPEND; translated from the coding sequence ATGAATATCGCCAAAGAACGCGGGCTTACCCGCCTGCGGCGCGGGCTGACGGTGTTCGCCGGCCTGCTGCTGCTGTGGTGGCTGGCAGGGCAAAGCGGCATCCCGGCCTTTCTGCTGCCCACACCGGGCGCGGTGGCGCAGGCGCTGTGGGACGGGCGCGGCTACCTAGCCTGGCACACGCTGGTCACCGCTTCGGAGATCGTCAGCGGGCTGGTTCTGGGCGTGTTGCTCGGTGCGGCGCTGGCGCTGTGCATGATCTTCTCACCGCGCCTGCAGCGTTGGCTGATGCCGCTGGTGCTCACCAGCCAGGCGATACCGGTGTTTGCCCTGGCCCCGCTGCTGGTGCTGTGGTTCGGCTTCGGCATGAGCGCCAAGGTGGCGATGGCGGTGCTGGTGATCTTCTTCCCGGTGGTGTCGGCCTTCTTCGACGGGCTGCGCCGAGTCAACAACGACTATCTCGATCTGGCACGCACGATGCGCGCTTCGCGCTGGGCGCAACTGCGGCACGTGCGGCTGATGGCGGCGCTGCCGGCTTTCGGCTCCGGCCTGCGCATGGCCGCTGCGGTCGCGCCGATCGGCGCCATCATCGGCGAATGGGTCGGCTCGGCCGAAGGGCTGGGCTACGTGATGCTGAACGCCAACGCGCGCATGCAGACCGACGTCTGCTTCGCCGCGCTGTTTATTCTAGTGCTGATGACCGTGTTGCTGTGGGCCGCGGTGGATGCGCTGCTGCGGCGCCTGATCGTCTGGGCGCCGGAAAACGACTGA
- a CDS encoding GlxA family transcriptional regulator has translation MHTFLIIVPEGGMLFEAAGIADILMQANRLSPAEAPLYQIAVATTQSHRVVHGLSGLSLLADHRLADLDPALPRDTVIVAGKGATEEEGALVADWLRRAAPQARRIASVCGGALLLAEAGLLDGRRATTHWRLAETLQARFPQVQVENGPIYVQDGPIWTSGGVSSGFDLTLALVEDDYGFVQAREVAQDLVMFLRRPGGQAQFSRYPLNQAKSPGPIRDLQSWILENLADDLSVDRLAERVAMSPRNFTRVFTRETGISPAKFVEEGRLHTARQRLEQSAEGIEQVALATGFGNGLNLRRVFERKLQLTPSEYRERFHARNLA, from the coding sequence ATGCACACATTTCTGATTATCGTCCCCGAAGGGGGCATGCTGTTCGAAGCGGCGGGCATCGCCGATATTCTGATGCAGGCCAATCGCCTGAGCCCTGCCGAGGCGCCGCTGTATCAGATCGCGGTCGCCACCACGCAATCCCATCGGGTGGTACACGGCCTGTCCGGTCTGAGCCTGCTGGCCGATCATCGCCTGGCGGATCTCGACCCGGCCCTGCCGCGCGATACCGTCATCGTCGCCGGCAAAGGGGCGACCGAAGAAGAGGGCGCCCTGGTGGCGGATTGGCTGCGCCGCGCGGCCCCGCAAGCGCGCCGTATCGCCTCGGTCTGCGGCGGGGCTCTGCTGCTGGCCGAGGCCGGCTTGCTGGACGGACGACGGGCGACCACCCACTGGCGGCTGGCGGAAACGCTGCAGGCGCGCTTCCCGCAGGTGCAGGTCGAAAACGGCCCGATCTACGTGCAGGACGGGCCGATTTGGACCTCCGGCGGCGTCAGTTCCGGCTTCGATCTGACGCTGGCGTTGGTGGAGGACGACTACGGCTTCGTGCAGGCGCGCGAAGTGGCTCAGGATCTGGTGATGTTTCTGCGCCGCCCCGGCGGGCAGGCGCAGTTCAGCCGCTACCCGCTCAACCAGGCCAAATCGCCGGGCCCGATCCGCGACCTGCAGTCCTGGATCCTGGAGAACCTCGCCGACGATCTCAGCGTCGATCGGTTGGCCGAGCGCGTGGCGATGAGCCCGCGCAACTTTACCCGGGTGTTCACCCGCGAGACGGGCATTTCTCCCGCCAAATTCGTCGAAGAGGGGCGGTTGCATACCGCCAGGCAGCGCCTCGAGCAGAGTGCGGAAGGCATCGAACAGGTCGCCCTGGCCACCGGCTTCGGCAACGGCCTTAACCTGCGGCGCGTGTTTGAACGCAAACTGCAGTTGACCCCGAGCGAATACCGTGAGCGCTTCCATGCGCGCAATTTGGCGTAA
- the mtfA gene encoding DgsA anti-repressor MtfA: MIKWPWKATQPSQPQADIQAQWQDALAIPLLSPLDEQERQRLVAVAGQILQQKRIVPLQGLQLTSQMQARIALLFALPVLELGAECLDGFNEILLYPTPFVVEDEWQDEIGLVHSGPVVQSGQSWEQGPIVLNWQDVQDSFDLSGFNLVIHEAVHKLDMRNGGVATGVPPIPLREVAAWEHDLHAAMESLQDEIDMVGEEAASMDAYAATDAAECFAVLSEYFFSAPELLAERFPALYQHFCRFYRQDPLARLLRGQAENDA; this comes from the coding sequence ATGATTAAATGGCCGTGGAAAGCGACTCAACCCTCTCAACCCCAGGCAGACATTCAGGCCCAGTGGCAAGACGCGCTGGCGATCCCGCTGCTCTCGCCGCTGGATGAGCAGGAGCGGCAGCGGCTGGTGGCCGTCGCCGGGCAGATTTTGCAGCAAAAGCGCATCGTACCGCTGCAGGGGCTGCAGCTCACTTCACAAATGCAGGCGCGCATCGCCCTGCTGTTCGCCTTGCCGGTGCTGGAGCTCGGCGCGGAGTGCCTCGACGGCTTCAACGAAATCCTGCTCTACCCCACCCCGTTCGTGGTGGAAGACGAATGGCAGGACGAGATCGGCCTGGTGCACTCGGGGCCGGTGGTGCAGTCTGGCCAAAGCTGGGAACAGGGGCCGATCGTGCTCAATTGGCAAGACGTGCAGGACTCTTTCGATCTTTCCGGTTTTAACCTGGTGATCCACGAAGCGGTGCACAAGCTGGATATGCGCAACGGCGGCGTCGCCACCGGCGTGCCGCCGATCCCGCTGCGCGAGGTGGCTGCCTGGGAACACGATCTGCACGCCGCGATGGAAAGCCTGCAGGACGAGATCGACATGGTCGGCGAAGAGGCCGCCAGCATGGACGCCTACGCCGCCACCGATGCGGCCGAGTGCTTTGCCGTGCTGTCGGAGTATTTTTTCAGCGCCCCCGAGCTGCTGGCCGAACGTTTCCCGGCGCTGTATCAGCACTTTTGCCGCTTCTACCGCCAGGATCCGCTGGCGCGTCTGCTGCGCGGCCAGGCGGAAAACGACGCGTAA
- the gap gene encoding type I glyceraldehyde-3-phosphate dehydrogenase translates to MVRVGINGFGRIGRNVLRAALGRSDFEVVAINDLTDSKTLAHLLKYDTLSGTLAARVEAGDNQLLLDGRPIQVFSQRDPAEIPWSSVGVDVVIEATGFFTDKAKAEVHITHGGAKRVIISAPAKNDDITIVMGVNDSLYDPALHKVVSNGSCTTNGLAPAAQVLHQAFGIEYGLMNTTHAYTNSQALHDQPEKDLRGARAAAESIVPYSSGAAKALGKVIPDLDGRLTGYSLRVPVPVVSIVDLTVTLKRPATVEEINAAFRAAAASGPLQGILGYSDEPLVSSDYRGDARSSIIDGLSTLVIGGNLVKVLAWYDNEWGFSNRLVDLALLMEKRGL, encoded by the coding sequence ATGGTGAGAGTAGGCATTAATGGCTTCGGCAGGATCGGACGCAACGTGCTGCGCGCGGCGCTGGGGCGCAGCGATTTCGAAGTGGTGGCGATCAACGATCTGACGGACAGCAAAACGCTGGCGCACCTGCTGAAATACGACACGCTTTCCGGCACGCTGGCGGCCAGGGTGGAAGCCGGCGACAACCAGCTGCTGCTGGACGGCCGGCCGATTCAGGTATTTTCGCAGCGCGATCCCGCCGAGATCCCTTGGAGCAGCGTGGGCGTGGACGTGGTTATCGAAGCGACGGGCTTCTTTACCGACAAGGCCAAAGCGGAAGTGCACATTACGCACGGCGGCGCCAAGCGGGTGATTATCTCGGCGCCGGCCAAGAACGACGACATTACCATCGTCATGGGCGTTAACGACTCGCTCTACGATCCGGCGCTGCATAAAGTGGTCAGCAACGGCAGCTGTACCACCAACGGGCTGGCGCCCGCCGCGCAGGTGTTGCATCAGGCGTTCGGTATCGAATACGGGCTGATGAACACCACTCATGCCTATACCAACAGCCAGGCGCTGCACGATCAGCCGGAAAAAGATCTGCGCGGCGCGCGGGCGGCGGCGGAATCGATCGTGCCTTATTCCAGCGGTGCGGCCAAGGCGCTCGGCAAGGTGATCCCGGATCTGGACGGCCGGTTGACCGGTTACTCGCTGCGGGTGCCGGTGCCGGTGGTTTCGATCGTCGATCTGACGGTGACGCTGAAACGCCCGGCGACGGTGGAGGAGATCAACGCCGCTTTCCGCGCGGCGGCGGCGTCCGGCCCGCTGCAAGGGATCCTGGGGTACAGCGATGAACCGCTGGTGTCGAGCGACTACCGGGGCGATGCGCGCTCATCGATTATCGATGGTTTGTCCACGCTGGTCATCGGCGGCAACCTGGTGAAAGTGCTCGCCTGGTATGACAACGAGTGGGGCTTCTCCAATCGGTTGGTCGATCTGGCGCTGCTGATGGAAAAACGCGGGCTGTAA
- a CDS encoding helix-turn-helix domain-containing protein, whose amino-acid sequence MNERIDYHIEKYHFAPLDETPRLAHQWSEVLNECRQTQAGAEERLRIALLNVDYVTSFELPFRLLLVRAPQLIAGLRDELALSQKNVVFNGKRFGCVYSLKSDLSGVPEAFQYGLSTRIHRTSASGVDALPYREIAKTLKAPRERLKLALDQGLQVTALDGLFWFGIQRIAAEVRRLRKAGMAIATAETEIFDTLTGTTRKVPVYRLVDH is encoded by the coding sequence ATGAATGAAAGGATCGACTACCACATCGAGAAATACCACTTCGCGCCGCTGGATGAAACCCCGCGGCTTGCGCACCAGTGGAGCGAGGTGCTGAACGAGTGTCGCCAGACGCAGGCTGGGGCGGAAGAGCGCCTGCGCATTGCACTGCTCAACGTGGACTATGTGACCAGTTTTGAATTGCCTTTCCGTTTATTGCTGGTCAGGGCGCCGCAGCTGATCGCCGGCCTGCGTGATGAGCTGGCGCTCAGTCAAAAAAATGTGGTGTTCAACGGCAAACGCTTTGGTTGCGTTTACAGCTTAAAAAGCGATTTAAGCGGCGTGCCCGAGGCCTTCCAATACGGCCTGTCGACCCGTATTCATCGAACCTCTGCGTCGGGCGTGGACGCGCTGCCTTACCGGGAAATCGCCAAAACGCTCAAGGCGCCGCGTGAGCGGCTCAAGCTGGCGCTGGATCAAGGCCTGCAGGTCACGGCGCTGGACGGCCTGTTCTGGTTCGGCATACAGCGCATCGCCGCCGAAGTGCGCAGGCTAAGAAAAGCCGGCATGGCGATCGCGACGGCGGAAACGGAGATCTTCGATACCCTGACCGGTACGACGCGCAAGGTGCCGGTGTACCGGTTGGTCGATCATTAA
- a CDS encoding ABC transporter ATP-binding protein has translation MTSPLLPPGIQVRDLSLRFGQQIVFDRLSFDIAGGSFVALLGASGAGKTSLLKIIAGLAQASSGTVSGSDGLPIAGRIAYMGQKDLLYPWLTIEENVALGSRLRGEAPDRAWAAHLLERVGLAAHGRSLPAALSGGMRQRAAIARTLYERQPIVLMDEPFSALDAITRAEIQSLAAELLAQNTVLLITHDPMEACRLSHRLLVLSPWPLGLDDSHCIKGQPPRAPDDADLLKSQAELLQQMVRAAQ, from the coding sequence ATGACCTCCCCGCTTCTCCCGCCCGGCATCCAGGTGCGGGATCTCAGCCTGCGTTTTGGTCAGCAAATCGTCTTCGACCGGCTGAGCTTCGACATCGCCGGCGGCAGCTTCGTCGCCCTGCTCGGCGCCAGCGGCGCCGGCAAAACCAGTTTGCTGAAGATCATCGCCGGGCTGGCGCAGGCCAGCTCAGGCACGGTGAGCGGCAGCGACGGCCTGCCGATCGCCGGGCGCATCGCCTACATGGGGCAGAAAGACCTGCTCTACCCCTGGCTGACTATCGAGGAGAACGTCGCCCTCGGCTCGCGGCTGCGCGGCGAAGCGCCGGATCGGGCGTGGGCGGCGCACCTGCTTGAACGCGTAGGCCTGGCCGCGCATGGCCGCAGCCTGCCCGCCGCGCTGTCCGGCGGCATGCGCCAGCGCGCCGCCATCGCCCGCACGCTCTACGAACGCCAGCCGATCGTACTGATGGACGAGCCCTTTTCCGCGCTGGACGCCATCACCCGCGCCGAGATCCAGAGCCTGGCCGCCGAGCTGCTGGCGCAAAACACCGTGCTGCTGATCACCCACGATCCGATGGAGGCCTGCCGCCTGAGCCACCGCCTGCTGGTGCTGTCGCCCTGGCCGCTCGGTCTCGACGATAGCCACTGCATCAAAGGGCAGCCGCCGCGCGCGCCGGATGACGCCGACCTGCTGAAAAGTCAGGCCGAGCTGCTGCAGCAGATGGTGAGGGCGGCGCAATGA
- the tenA gene encoding thiaminase II, with the protein MSITTLFESGLYGRLRQQAGSHWQDYVDHPFLQQLAAGTLPERAFRRYLTQDYLFLLHFARAYALLVSKLRTLPEMRAATASLNGIVAELPLHVAYCAEWGLNEAQIAAQPEAAETMNYTRYVLDIGHAGDALDLLAGLLPCVAGYAEIGLRLLHDPATKMEGNPYASWIRNYGDEGYLAGVRAAIELLETVGHQRGAQSRLTELAQIFTTATQLESAFWQMGLNAS; encoded by the coding sequence ATGTCCATCACCACCCTGTTCGAAAGCGGTCTTTACGGCCGGCTGCGGCAACAAGCCGGCAGCCACTGGCAGGACTACGTCGATCACCCGTTTCTGCAGCAGTTGGCCGCCGGTACCTTGCCCGAACGCGCTTTTCGTCGCTACCTGACCCAGGACTATCTGTTCCTGCTGCACTTCGCCCGCGCCTACGCGCTGCTGGTCAGCAAGCTGCGCACCCTGCCAGAGATGCGCGCCGCCACCGCCTCGCTCAACGGCATCGTCGCCGAACTGCCGCTGCACGTGGCCTACTGCGCCGAATGGGGGTTGAACGAGGCGCAGATCGCCGCCCAGCCGGAAGCGGCGGAGACCATGAACTACACCCGCTACGTGCTGGATATCGGCCATGCCGGCGACGCCCTCGATCTGCTGGCCGGCCTGCTGCCCTGCGTGGCCGGCTATGCCGAAATCGGCCTGCGGCTGCTGCACGATCCCGCCACCAAAATGGAGGGGAATCCTTACGCCTCCTGGATCCGCAACTACGGCGACGAGGGCTATCTGGCCGGCGTGCGCGCCGCCATCGAACTGCTGGAGACCGTCGGCCATCAGCGCGGGGCGCAGAGCCGCCTCACCGAGCTGGCGCAGATTTTCACCACCGCCACCCAGCTGGAATCGGCATTTTGGCAAATGGGGCTGAACGCCTCATGA
- a CDS encoding DoxX family protein has protein sequence MVKSLNAAFTRLFDRPDAGKLALRLTFGGLMLFHGVAKVQHGVGWIAGALQEQGLPAFIAYGVYVGEILAPILIILGLFTRPAALVYALTLVVAFLMVGTGKVFTVTDVGAWGIENELVFFMGGLAILLLGSGKYAIARNEAYR, from the coding sequence ATGGTTAAGTCACTGAATGCGGCATTCACTCGTCTTTTTGATCGCCCGGATGCGGGCAAACTGGCGCTCAGACTGACCTTCGGCGGGCTGATGCTGTTTCACGGCGTGGCGAAAGTTCAGCATGGCGTCGGCTGGATCGCCGGCGCGTTGCAGGAGCAAGGGCTGCCCGCCTTCATCGCTTATGGCGTGTATGTCGGCGAGATCCTGGCGCCGATCCTGATCATCCTGGGGCTGTTTACCCGCCCCGCCGCGCTGGTTTACGCCCTTACGCTGGTGGTGGCATTTCTGATGGTGGGCACTGGCAAGGTATTCACCGTCACCGACGTCGGTGCCTGGGGGATTGAAAACGAACTGGTGTTCTTTATGGGCGGGCTCGCCATCCTGCTGCTGGGCAGCGGGAAATACGCGATCGCGCGGAATGAAGCCTATCGATAA
- a CDS encoding SDR family NAD(P)-dependent oxidoreductase: MSRIFITGSVDGLGRAAAQTLLDEGHQVILHARAPGRLEAVRDLLDQGAQAVIGDLSEVQQIRQVAEQVNRLGRPNAVIHNAGMFTGPQVMPVNVIAPYLLTALIERPDRIVYLSSSMHFDGVAELNGVDWLGGAAGSYSDSKLFVTALAAAVARLWPDVISSAVDPGWVPTKMGGADAPDDLALGHVTQAWLVSSDEPQALVSGGYWHHQQRLDPHAAVHDEAFQTALLAQLARVSEVSLPQA; this comes from the coding sequence ATGTCACGTATTTTCATTACCGGCTCGGTGGACGGGCTGGGCCGCGCCGCCGCGCAAACGCTGTTGGACGAAGGGCATCAGGTTATCCTGCATGCGCGCGCCCCCGGCCGTCTGGAGGCAGTGCGCGATCTGTTGGATCAGGGCGCGCAGGCGGTGATTGGCGACCTGTCCGAGGTGCAGCAGATCCGGCAGGTCGCCGAGCAGGTGAATCGCCTCGGCCGCCCGAATGCGGTGATCCACAACGCCGGCATGTTCACCGGGCCGCAGGTGATGCCGGTGAACGTGATAGCGCCCTATCTGCTGACGGCCCTGATCGAACGCCCCGATCGCATCGTCTACCTGAGCAGCAGCATGCACTTTGACGGCGTAGCGGAACTGAACGGCGTGGATTGGCTTGGCGGCGCAGCCGGCTCCTATTCGGACAGCAAGCTGTTCGTCACCGCGCTGGCCGCCGCCGTGGCGCGCCTGTGGCCCGACGTCATCAGCAGCGCAGTCGATCCCGGCTGGGTGCCGACCAAAATGGGCGGCGCGGACGCGCCCGACGATCTGGCGCTGGGACACGTGACGCAGGCGTGGCTGGTGAGCAGTGATGAGCCGCAGGCCCTGGTTTCCGGCGGTTATTGGCACCATCAGCAGCGGTTGGATCCTCATGCGGCGGTGCACGACGAGGCGTTTCAAACGGCGCTGCTGGCGCAGTTGGCGCGCGTGAGCGAGGTGAGTTTGCCTCAGGCCTGA
- a CDS encoding MarR family winged helix-turn-helix transcriptional regulator: protein MDSEKKGAHSGRRGMGLPNGALYKMTEVVRHREKRLSALLALQGLSLHEWRALRILYSFPGDVSMSDVIAHSQTDRTALGRTLTQLVNRGWVARFPDPEDKRAVYLRVMPASRPIFDQARQRVADYDARLMACLDDVGLSALDDALQRMMLFIESA from the coding sequence ATGGATTCTGAAAAGAAAGGCGCACATAGTGGCCGACGGGGGATGGGATTGCCCAACGGCGCGCTTTATAAGATGACGGAAGTGGTGCGTCACCGTGAAAAACGGCTGTCTGCGTTACTGGCTTTACAAGGGCTCAGCCTCCATGAGTGGCGCGCGTTGCGCATTCTCTACAGCTTTCCGGGCGATGTGTCCATGAGCGATGTGATAGCGCATTCGCAGACCGATCGCACTGCGCTTGGACGCACGCTCACCCAACTGGTTAACCGGGGATGGGTTGCGCGTTTCCCCGATCCGGAAGATAAGCGGGCGGTATATCTGCGCGTGATGCCGGCGTCTCGCCCTATTTTTGACCAGGCGAGACAGCGGGTGGCGGATTATGACGCACGGCTGATGGCCTGTCTGGATGACGTCGGGCTCAGTGCCCTGGATGACGCACTGCAACGCATGATGCTGTTCATCGAGAGCGCGTAG
- a CDS encoding UbiD family decarboxylase — protein sequence MSLLDCALDFRHFIEELRRRKDLVDVHQEVSADLEIAAVCRRVYEQRLSAPLFHHVAGAMPGARILGAPAGMLASPEYAYSRLALHFGLPPESTPRDIVAAIRRAVKAEPLAPDYCSTGPVKENIWRGDEVDLERFPVPLLHERDGGRYFGTYGFHVVQSPDGQWHSWGVGRLMMLDRNRLTGPAIPTQHIGMIREMWRREGKPTPWAMVLGAPPAAVAVAGMPLPAGVSEPDYVGALLGKSVTLTQAETNDLWVPANAEIVLEGEISLTETALEGPMGEYHGYQHQQGHEQPVFHVHAVTFRDDPILPICVAGTPPEENHTIWGTMISAQLLETLQSAALPVDFVWCSYEAATCWAVLSIDIEKLAGMKTNAADFADKVAEIVFGSHAGYLIPKLILVGNDIDIVDIDQVVWALATRSHPARDHFLFPGVREFPMVPYLTEEDKALGSGGKAIINCLFPEQFSGVTRAGTASFRHAYPEQVRAKVEANWKQYGF from the coding sequence ATGAGTTTGCTCGATTGCGCACTGGATTTTCGCCACTTCATTGAGGAGCTGCGTCGCCGAAAAGATTTGGTCGACGTGCATCAGGAAGTCTCCGCCGATCTGGAGATAGCGGCTGTCTGCCGCCGGGTTTACGAGCAACGGCTCTCGGCTCCGCTATTTCATCATGTGGCGGGCGCGATGCCGGGAGCCCGCATCCTCGGCGCGCCGGCCGGCATGCTCGCTTCGCCGGAATACGCCTATTCTCGTCTAGCCCTGCATTTCGGGCTGCCGCCGGAGAGCACTCCGCGGGATATCGTGGCGGCGATTCGCCGGGCGGTGAAGGCGGAACCGCTAGCCCCCGATTACTGCTCGACCGGGCCGGTGAAAGAGAATATTTGGCGAGGCGACGAGGTTGATCTGGAACGCTTCCCGGTACCGCTGCTGCATGAACGGGATGGCGGGCGCTACTTCGGCACTTACGGATTCCATGTCGTGCAATCCCCGGACGGGCAGTGGCACAGTTGGGGCGTCGGCAGGCTCATGATGCTCGATCGCAATCGTCTCACCGGCCCGGCAATCCCCACCCAACACATCGGCATGATCCGTGAAATGTGGCGCCGAGAGGGGAAACCTACGCCGTGGGCGATGGTGCTCGGGGCGCCGCCTGCCGCGGTGGCGGTGGCGGGGATGCCGTTGCCGGCCGGCGTCAGTGAGCCGGACTATGTCGGCGCGCTGCTCGGTAAAAGCGTCACGCTCACCCAAGCGGAAACCAACGATCTCTGGGTGCCGGCCAATGCGGAAATTGTGCTGGAAGGTGAAATCAGCCTGACGGAGACGGCGTTGGAAGGGCCGATGGGGGAGTATCACGGCTATCAACATCAGCAAGGCCACGAACAGCCGGTGTTCCATGTGCACGCGGTGACATTTCGCGATGACCCCATTTTGCCTATTTGCGTCGCAGGCACGCCGCCGGAGGAAAATCATACGATCTGGGGTACCATGATCTCGGCTCAGCTGCTGGAGACCCTGCAGAGCGCGGCATTGCCCGTCGACTTTGTCTGGTGTTCCTATGAGGCGGCAACCTGTTGGGCGGTGCTCTCCATCGATATTGAAAAACTGGCCGGCATGAAGACCAACGCTGCTGATTTTGCCGATAAGGTCGCGGAGATCGTCTTCGGTTCGCATGCGGGCTACCTGATCCCCAAACTGATTCTGGTCGGCAATGACATTGATATTGTCGATATCGATCAGGTGGTTTGGGCGCTGGCCACGCGTTCACATCCGGCGCGCGATCATTTTCTTTTCCCTGGCGTGCGCGAGTTCCCGATGGTGCCGTACCTGACGGAAGAGGACAAGGCGCTCGGCAGCGGCGGCAAAGCCATCATCAACTGTCTGTTCCCTGAGCAGTTCAGCGGAGTAACGCGTGCGGGCACGGCCTCTTTCAGACATGCTTATCCGGAACAGGTCAGGGCAAAAGTCGAAGCTAATTGGAAACAGTATGGATTCTGA